One part of the Ancylomarina subtilis genome encodes these proteins:
- a CDS encoding pentapeptide repeat-containing protein, with amino-acid sequence MTDRFIESQVFEKEDFSKKGLEEGEYDDCHFKSCVFSGVELSNLCFVDCHFEDCDFSLAKINETAFKDVKFSNCKLLGLNFNDCNPFLLSLNFESCMLNLASFYKLKLKAIQFRNCSMHEVDFVESNLMSAVFYNCDLNGAMFENTNLEKADLRTARAYSIDPEINQIKKAKFSMPDVIGLLGKYDIKIT; translated from the coding sequence ATGACAGATCGATTTATAGAAAGTCAGGTTTTTGAGAAGGAAGATTTTAGTAAAAAAGGATTGGAGGAAGGCGAGTACGACGATTGTCATTTTAAATCTTGCGTTTTTTCAGGTGTTGAATTATCAAACCTTTGTTTTGTTGATTGCCATTTTGAGGACTGTGACTTTAGTCTGGCTAAAATTAACGAAACAGCATTTAAAGATGTTAAGTTTTCTAATTGTAAGTTGTTGGGATTGAATTTTAACGATTGCAATCCGTTTTTACTGTCTCTCAATTTTGAATCTTGTATGCTGAATTTAGCCTCATTTTATAAATTGAAATTAAAGGCCATACAATTTAGAAATTGCAGTATGCACGAAGTTGATTTTGTAGAATCGAATTTGATGAGTGCTGTCTTCTATAATTGTGATTTGAATGGTGCTATGTTTGAAAATACGAATCTTGAAAAGGCAGATCTTAGAACGGCTCGTGCTTATTCAATCGATCCGGAGATCAATCAAATTAAGAAAGCGAAATTCTCCATGCCTGATGTGATTGGTTTGCTAGGCAAGTATGATATAAAGATAACTTAA
- the creD gene encoding cell envelope integrity protein CreD, translated as MNKETSPIDRINSWLKNSISLKLFVITILMLLLLIPASMIKSVIHERESLSNQAIIEVSNKWAGSQQINGPIVSIPLIYEYKDEDKTYETTKYIHILPEELNIDGNISPEKLKRGIYEVVVYKSKLALSGKFLLNKEIDQNNLKEIKYDQAFLTIGISDLRGIEDQVILNWDNKNLNVEPGSRISELIYSGITVKLPNIETNINKSINFSFSLNLQGSQNLDFIPLGSTTNVRINSNWPYPSFNGNFLPDHRNVTETGFEADWKVLQLNRNFPQSWIGNKHAEKIGQSNFGVNLILPLDDYKKSVRSSKYAVMCIALTFLIFFLVEIINKRKIHPFQYILVGFALCIFYILLISISEHSNFNTAYIISSISIIGMISLYALSILKSKKLSLFLLATLTSIYGFLFVTLQLADYALLMGSIGLTLILAATMYFTRNINWYEINIDSK; from the coding sequence ATGAATAAAGAAACATCTCCCATTGACAGAATTAACTCCTGGCTAAAAAATTCCATTAGTCTCAAGCTTTTTGTCATTACAATTCTCATGTTACTATTACTGATCCCTGCTTCAATGATCAAATCAGTAATACACGAAAGAGAATCACTAAGCAACCAGGCTATTATTGAAGTCAGCAACAAGTGGGCCGGCAGTCAACAAATCAATGGCCCCATAGTCAGTATCCCCTTAATCTATGAATATAAAGACGAAGATAAAACCTACGAAACAACCAAATACATTCACATTTTACCCGAAGAACTTAATATTGATGGCAATATCTCACCTGAAAAACTTAAACGAGGAATTTACGAAGTCGTCGTATACAAATCCAAACTTGCTTTGAGCGGTAAATTTCTTTTGAATAAGGAGATCGATCAGAATAATCTAAAGGAAATCAAATACGATCAAGCTTTTCTAACCATAGGAATTTCAGACTTGAGAGGTATAGAGGACCAAGTTATTTTAAACTGGGATAATAAAAATTTAAACGTTGAACCGGGGTCCAGAATTTCCGAACTTATTTATTCCGGAATAACAGTCAAGCTGCCCAATATTGAAACAAATATCAACAAAAGCATTAATTTTTCTTTTTCATTAAATCTACAGGGAAGCCAGAATCTGGATTTCATTCCACTGGGAAGCACTACGAATGTAAGAATTAACTCAAACTGGCCATACCCTAGTTTCAATGGTAATTTCCTACCTGATCATCGAAACGTTACTGAAACCGGATTTGAAGCTGACTGGAAGGTTTTACAACTCAACCGAAATTTTCCGCAATCCTGGATAGGAAATAAACATGCTGAAAAAATCGGACAATCAAATTTTGGTGTTAATCTAATTCTTCCTCTTGATGACTACAAAAAATCAGTCAGATCATCCAAATATGCAGTCATGTGTATTGCTCTCACATTCCTCATCTTTTTCTTAGTAGAAATCATAAACAAGCGTAAAATTCACCCTTTCCAATATATTCTGGTTGGTTTCGCTTTATGTATCTTCTATATTTTATTAATCTCAATTTCGGAGCATTCAAATTTCAATACGGCCTATATTATTTCAAGTATATCAATTATTGGAATGATTAGTCTATACGCACTCTCTATCCTTAAATCAAAAAAATTGAGTCTATTTCTTCTGGCTACATTAACAAGTATCTATGGGTTCCTATTTGTAACACTGCAGTTGGCCGATTATGCCCTCTTGATGGGAAGTATTGGCCTTACCTTAATCCTTGCAGCTACCATGTATTTTACGCGCAACATTAATTGGTACGAAATCAATATCGACTCAAAATAA
- a CDS encoding winged helix-turn-helix domain-containing protein: MKDILKNLNKAFENKIRLGIMSALIVNDYLDFNTLKSLLDVTDGNLASHLKSLEKSGYIKFSKEFIGRKPNTKYSVCEEGKIAFSKHIKAIEQLLH; the protein is encoded by the coding sequence GTGAAAGACATACTAAAAAACTTAAATAAAGCCTTTGAGAACAAAATTCGCTTGGGAATCATGTCAGCTCTTATAGTGAATGATTACCTGGATTTTAATACACTTAAAAGTCTTTTAGATGTTACTGATGGGAATCTTGCCAGTCATTTAAAATCTCTTGAGAAAAGTGGTTACATTAAGTTTAGTAAAGAATTTATAGGGCGCAAACCCAACACCAAATATTCAGTATGTGAAGAGGGCAAAATTGCTTTCTCAAAACACATAAAGGCAATCGAACAATTGCTTCATTAA
- a CDS encoding potassium channel family protein — MKKILSKIPKGIYLLISIFLYIFVLPVIVAGAYKELIYAGFYSLILLSISSIIGEKKRWAQLAILFAVISIWLMYFIDEPSIRYFAFSFSILIFSTAVITMIGKIIRKTDIDINLIIETINGYLLIGVIISFINSTILWHNHQAIANANGTVLNNIGDIVYYSFVCMTTIGFGDIIPQSQFAKSISIFSAITGQFYVAIIMAFIIGKFLNSKYKN; from the coding sequence ATGAAGAAAATATTAAGCAAAATCCCCAAAGGAATATACTTATTAATAAGTATATTCCTCTATATTTTTGTACTACCTGTGATCGTTGCGGGCGCATATAAAGAACTGATTTATGCCGGTTTTTACTCCTTAATTCTTCTCTCTATATCTTCAATCATAGGTGAAAAGAAAAGGTGGGCCCAACTCGCAATACTTTTTGCAGTTATCTCCATATGGCTGATGTATTTTATTGATGAACCATCGATTAGGTATTTTGCATTTTCATTCTCCATCTTAATCTTTTCAACAGCTGTCATCACCATGATTGGCAAAATAATCAGAAAGACAGATATTGATATTAACCTTATTATTGAAACGATTAATGGTTACCTACTTATTGGTGTTATAATTAGTTTCATCAATTCAACCATACTATGGCACAATCATCAAGCAATCGCAAATGCCAATGGAACTGTCCTTAACAATATCGGTGATATCGTTTATTATTCATTTGTCTGTATGACCACAATCGGTTTTGGAGACATCATCCCACAAAGCCAATTTGCCAAATCCATCAGTATTTTTTCTGCAATTACTGGACAGTTTTATGTAGCCATCATCATGGCATTTATTATTGGTAAATTTCTCAATAGTAAATACAAAAATTAA
- a CDS encoding DNA-binding protein: MTKTITFNDLRKIKDRLPEGSMRKISEELNLNVETVRNYFGGTNYREGKSIGVHVEQGPNGGVVELDDTTILDCAYRILGEC; this comes from the coding sequence ATGACTAAGACAATCACTTTTAATGACCTTAGAAAAATCAAGGATCGTTTGCCGGAAGGCAGCATGAGAAAAATCTCGGAAGAATTAAATCTTAATGTAGAAACTGTCCGAAATTATTTTGGAGGGACAAATTACAGAGAAGGTAAAAGTATTGGCGTTCATGTTGAGCAAGGTCCTAATGGAGGCGTTGTTGAATTAGACGACACAACAATTTTAGATTGCGCATACCGAATACTTGGAGAATGCTAA
- a CDS encoding chloride channel protein: protein MKKKSLLARFLIWRLKHVSDRQFISFLGVLIGFTSGLAAVVIKNSVHFISSLLHGTSKLEYANVLYMVYPTIGISIAVLFIKFVIKRPVRHGIPNVLYSISKTNGQINRHNMFSSVVASAFTVGFGGSVGLEGPTVATGAALGSNIGRLFHLNYKQTTLLLACACTGALAAIFKAPIAAIVFAMEVIMLDLTMWSIVPLLLASSTAVITSYFFLGMHVLYPFEVKIGFEMKDLPYYIVLGIFTGLVATYFTKMYMYINGLFDKIEKTYLKLLIGGLSLGIIIFFFPSLFGEGYLGINASLSGDYSYLFNNSLFYTLNDSFGALLILLALVTFFKVIATSITFGSGGVGGIFAPTLFMGANAGVLFAKVVHYFGFRNIEVNNFALIGMAGMIAGVLHAPLTGLFLIADISGGYQLFVPLMITATISYATVKSFESHSVYTVQLARRKELMTHDKDKNVLSLMRVTRLIEKNFSTINSDANLGDLVKVIAKSQRNLFIVVDKDNNFEGIVKLDDIREIMFQPEKYDIMFVRDLMIMPSVVIQHDESMADVARKYQYSDKFNLVVLQDGKYLGCVSRAQIFSTYRRMLKHFSED from the coding sequence GTGAAGAAAAAATCTTTGTTAGCCCGTTTCCTTATTTGGCGATTGAAGCATGTGAGCGATCGTCAGTTTATATCTTTTCTTGGTGTACTTATTGGGTTCACCTCAGGATTAGCAGCTGTAGTTATTAAAAATTCGGTTCATTTTATTAGTTCCCTCTTGCATGGAACGTCTAAATTGGAATATGCGAATGTTCTCTATATGGTTTATCCTACTATAGGTATCAGTATCGCTGTTCTTTTTATAAAGTTCGTCATTAAACGACCGGTTAGGCATGGAATCCCCAATGTGCTTTATAGTATATCAAAAACCAACGGACAGATTAATCGGCACAATATGTTTTCATCAGTTGTTGCATCGGCTTTTACTGTAGGTTTTGGAGGTTCCGTCGGATTGGAGGGGCCAACGGTTGCAACAGGAGCAGCCTTGGGATCCAATATAGGGAGATTGTTTCATCTGAATTATAAACAAACCACCCTTTTGCTGGCTTGTGCCTGTACAGGTGCTTTGGCTGCTATTTTTAAGGCACCTATTGCGGCTATTGTATTTGCTATGGAAGTTATCATGTTGGATCTAACCATGTGGTCAATTGTTCCACTCTTACTTGCATCTTCAACTGCGGTTATCACGTCATACTTTTTTTTGGGAATGCATGTTCTTTATCCATTTGAGGTGAAAATCGGCTTTGAGATGAAGGATCTGCCTTATTACATTGTATTGGGAATTTTCACTGGTTTGGTTGCAACCTATTTTACTAAGATGTACATGTACATAAATGGGCTGTTTGATAAGATTGAAAAAACATATCTAAAACTTCTCATTGGAGGACTTTCTTTGGGGATCATCATCTTCTTTTTTCCGTCCCTTTTTGGAGAAGGGTATCTTGGTATCAATGCGAGTCTTTCGGGTGATTACTCTTATCTTTTTAATAATTCTCTGTTTTATACATTAAATGATAGTTTTGGAGCACTATTAATTTTGTTGGCTTTGGTAACTTTTTTTAAGGTTATAGCCACTTCAATCACATTTGGTTCAGGTGGGGTTGGGGGGATATTTGCTCCAACCCTATTTATGGGTGCAAATGCTGGAGTTTTATTTGCGAAAGTGGTTCATTACTTCGGCTTTAGGAATATCGAAGTAAATAACTTTGCTCTGATTGGTATGGCAGGAATGATTGCGGGTGTCCTTCATGCACCTCTTACCGGACTTTTCCTTATTGCGGATATATCCGGAGGATACCAGTTGTTTGTTCCATTGATGATTACTGCAACAATATCTTATGCAACAGTAAAGAGTTTTGAATCACATTCTGTTTATACCGTTCAGTTGGCAAGGAGGAAAGAGCTTATGACGCATGATAAGGATAAAAATGTTTTATCACTAATGCGTGTAACACGTTTGATTGAAAAGAATTTTAGTACGATCAATTCTGATGCTAACTTGGGTGATTTGGTTAAAGTGATAGCTAAATCGCAACGCAATTTATTTATAGTTGTAGATAAAGATAATAACTTTGAAGGGATTGTGAAGCTCGACGACATCCGTGAAATCATGTTTCAACCTGAAAAATATGATATCATGTTTGTCAGGGATTTGATGATCATGCCTAGTGTTGTGATTCAGCACGACGAATCAATGGCTGATGTTGCTCGTAAGTATCAATATTCGGATAAATTCAATTTGGTTGTTTTACAAGATGGTAAATATTTGGGGTGTGTCTCAAGAGCACAAATTTTTTCGACTTATCGTCGTATGCTCAAACATTTTTCTGAGGATTAA
- a CDS encoding chloride channel protein, with protein sequence MKNIKERQFVLILSFIVGIISGLAALLLKTTIHQTHHFLTHNLHVDSVNLLYLAYPTIGILLTVLFVKFFVKDNIGHGVTRILYAISQKNSQIKSHNNYSSIIASTLTIGFGGSVGAEAPIVLTGASIGSNLGRMFHLNYKTITLMVGCGVAGAIGGIFKAPMAGMVFTLEVLMLDLTMASLIPLLISSITGASIAYFFMGKGVLLSYPLNESFVLSTFPYYILLGVFTGMVSLYFTRVGMYLESQLERIKNRYQKLVLGGLALGIMIFLFPPLYGEGYTTIQALINGNVDGLVNNSIFYFLRDHYWLLLGYVVLILAFKVIASTVTTGSGGVGGIFAPSLFLGGVSGFFVARFLNGFNFVKLSETNFTLIGMAGVMAGVMHAPLTAIFLIVEITGGYSLFVPIMVTATIAYLTIMYFEPHSIYTKRLAKRGELITHNKDKAVLTLMKLGKVIETDLQKIDPDASLGELVKLISHSHRNIFPVVDEEEKLLGIVLLDDIRHIMFNPDMYDETFVRNLMTMPPAVLEADAPMDKVMRRFEETGAWNLPVIMDGKYLGFVSKSKIFNVYRRVLVHFSDE encoded by the coding sequence ATGAAGAATATTAAAGAAAGGCAATTTGTTCTAATTCTTAGTTTTATTGTTGGTATTATAAGTGGGTTAGCAGCTTTGTTACTAAAAACAACCATTCATCAGACTCATCATTTTCTGACACACAACCTACATGTCGATTCTGTTAATCTTCTGTATTTAGCCTACCCAACAATTGGTATCCTATTAACCGTATTGTTTGTGAAATTCTTTGTGAAAGATAATATTGGGCATGGTGTTACCCGAATCCTTTATGCAATTTCTCAAAAAAATAGTCAGATTAAGTCACACAACAACTATTCTTCGATTATTGCGAGTACGCTGACCATTGGTTTTGGTGGATCTGTAGGGGCAGAGGCGCCGATTGTTCTGACAGGTGCGTCTATTGGTTCAAACCTGGGGCGGATGTTTCATCTTAATTATAAAACCATCACTCTGATGGTGGGTTGTGGCGTTGCCGGAGCTATTGGTGGGATTTTTAAAGCGCCTATGGCTGGTATGGTTTTTACCCTGGAGGTACTGATGCTTGATCTGACAATGGCATCCTTAATACCTTTATTGATTTCATCCATCACAGGAGCTAGTATCGCTTACTTTTTTATGGGAAAAGGGGTTTTACTTTCTTATCCATTAAACGAATCATTCGTTCTCTCTACCTTCCCTTATTATATTTTATTAGGAGTGTTTACGGGAATGGTCTCATTGTATTTTACACGAGTGGGAATGTATTTGGAATCTCAGCTTGAACGCATAAAAAACCGTTATCAGAAATTGGTTTTGGGTGGTTTAGCTTTAGGTATAATGATTTTTCTTTTTCCTCCTCTTTATGGTGAAGGTTACACTACAATTCAGGCTTTGATTAATGGGAATGTCGATGGTTTGGTAAACAACTCTATTTTCTATTTTTTGAGGGATCATTATTGGTTGCTTTTGGGTTATGTTGTTCTGATCTTAGCTTTTAAAGTAATTGCATCTACTGTAACCACAGGTAGTGGTGGTGTTGGTGGTATTTTTGCACCGTCCCTATTCTTAGGTGGTGTTTCGGGCTTTTTTGTAGCTCGATTTTTAAATGGTTTCAATTTTGTGAAGCTATCCGAAACTAACTTTACCCTAATTGGTATGGCTGGTGTGATGGCTGGGGTTATGCATGCGCCTTTGACTGCAATTTTCCTTATCGTTGAGATTACAGGCGGATATAGTTTATTCGTTCCTATTATGGTGACTGCCACTATAGCTTATTTGACAATCATGTATTTTGAGCCCCATTCAATTTATACAAAACGATTAGCCAAACGCGGCGAGCTGATTACTCACAATAAGGATAAAGCCGTTTTAACTCTAATGAAATTGGGGAAGGTGATTGAAACCGATCTTCAAAAAATTGATCCTGATGCGAGTCTTGGCGAATTGGTGAAATTGATTTCACATTCACACCGTAATATTTTCCCAGTTGTTGATGAGGAGGAAAAACTTTTGGGTATTGTATTGCTTGATGATATTCGTCACATCATGTTCAATCCTGATATGTATGATGAAACTTTTGTACGTAATTTGATGACCATGCCACCGGCAGTTCTTGAGGCTGATGCACCCATGGATAAAGTGATGAGACGTTTCGAAGAAACCGGAGCCTGGAATTTACCAGTAATAATGGATGGTAAATACTTAGGTTTTGTATCCAAATCGAAGATTTTCAATGTTTACAGACGCGTTTTAGTTCATTTCTCAGATGAATAA
- the hutG gene encoding formimidoylglutamase, whose protein sequence is MNPNQYKSISREFWKGRIDHLEDYDAFRWHQIITPINLLEEFEVEANGFGLLGFCCDKGVEQNLGRIGTSKGPRSIRKELANLPCSFPSTTKIYDCGNIVRTDQKLEELQETLAEAVYLILKKGLFPIVLGGGHEIAYGHYKGIERFLDETNQQSLGIFNLDAHFDMRPYENGSSSGTMFAQIADDCKRKSKAFNYMVAGIQQYGNTVSLFKKADSLNVKYIMAKNITSANMFNIGQDLMRYAKKQENIYFTLCSDVISSAYAPGVSAPQPFGLHPEKILTLIKMMIRSGKVISFDIAEIAPRFDEDNRSSKLAAIIIFAVINSIIEEKELN, encoded by the coding sequence ATGAATCCCAATCAGTATAAGAGTATTTCAAGGGAATTTTGGAAGGGGAGAATTGATCATCTCGAAGATTACGATGCTTTTCGTTGGCATCAGATCATAACACCGATTAATTTGTTAGAGGAATTTGAAGTCGAAGCAAATGGTTTTGGTTTATTAGGTTTCTGCTGCGATAAGGGGGTTGAACAAAATTTGGGACGTATTGGAACCTCAAAGGGACCTCGAAGTATACGGAAAGAACTTGCGAATCTGCCTTGCAGTTTTCCATCCACAACTAAGATTTACGATTGTGGAAATATTGTTCGTACCGATCAAAAACTGGAAGAATTACAGGAGACCTTAGCTGAAGCTGTTTATTTGATCCTAAAGAAAGGCTTATTTCCTATTGTCTTAGGTGGTGGACACGAGATTGCCTATGGCCATTACAAGGGAATCGAACGATTTCTGGATGAGACGAATCAGCAAAGTTTAGGGATTTTTAATTTGGATGCGCATTTCGATATGCGTCCTTATGAAAATGGTAGCAGTTCGGGAACGATGTTTGCCCAAATTGCAGATGATTGCAAGCGTAAGAGTAAAGCTTTTAATTATATGGTTGCGGGAATTCAGCAATATGGCAATACGGTCAGCTTGTTTAAAAAAGCGGATTCTTTAAATGTTAAGTACATTATGGCCAAAAATATTACGTCAGCCAACATGTTTAATATTGGTCAGGATTTAATGCGTTATGCCAAAAAGCAAGAGAATATCTACTTTACGCTTTGTTCCGACGTGATTTCATCAGCTTATGCACCCGGAGTGAGTGCTCCTCAGCCTTTTGGTTTACATCCCGAAAAAATTTTAACTTTGATAAAGATGATGATTCGTTCAGGGAAGGTGATTAGTTTTGATATAGCTGAAATTGCCCCTCGTTTTGATGAAGATAACCGGAGTTCAAAATTAGCCGCAATCATCATATTTGCTGTTATAAATTCTATAATTGAGGAAAAGGAGTTAAATTAA
- a CDS encoding LacI family DNA-binding transcriptional regulator produces MANRPVTIKDIAEKLSISVSTVSRALKNNPEISLQTREAVQKLAKELNYRPNPLAVALKTQKSNTIGVVVPQIVSSFYASVVKGIEQVADEHGYQVFVSSSNEKLEKEKKNVDGFLNMRMDGIILSLSRATNTYDHIHKIKDMGVPIVLFDRTSKELDVSKVVADDAAAAHAAVTHLLEGGAKRVAFLTGPEYMLFGRNRMRGYKLALSDKNIDLDETLISRCDFTVDSAKQATMDLLSRSNRPDAFFAINDELAIGAIMAAKELGFKIPEEVAVVGFSNSRRSRYMEPSISTMDQNPKEVGREAANLLFEQMEDKPDSDKVKEAVVHADLIVRASSEK; encoded by the coding sequence ATGGCAAACCGACCCGTAACCATTAAAGATATTGCTGAGAAACTCAGCATATCTGTTTCTACTGTCTCAAGAGCTTTAAAGAACAATCCGGAAATTAGCTTACAAACACGTGAAGCGGTACAGAAGCTTGCTAAAGAATTGAACTATAGACCCAATCCGTTGGCTGTTGCTCTCAAAACTCAAAAGTCGAATACAATTGGTGTTGTTGTTCCTCAGATTGTGAGTTCGTTTTATGCTTCTGTAGTTAAAGGAATCGAACAAGTTGCTGATGAACATGGTTATCAGGTTTTTGTAAGTTCATCAAACGAGAAGCTTGAGAAAGAAAAGAAAAATGTTGATGGATTTTTGAATATGAGGATGGATGGAATTATTCTGTCCTTATCACGTGCGACCAATACCTACGATCATATTCATAAAATTAAGGATATGGGGGTGCCTATTGTGCTTTTTGACCGAACTTCAAAAGAGTTAGATGTGTCGAAAGTTGTGGCTGATGATGCGGCTGCTGCTCATGCAGCTGTGACTCACTTGTTGGAAGGTGGAGCTAAGCGCGTTGCTTTTCTGACTGGCCCAGAGTACATGTTGTTTGGTCGTAATAGAATGAGAGGATATAAGCTTGCACTTTCTGATAAAAATATTGATTTGGACGAGACTTTGATTTCACGTTGTGATTTTACTGTTGATTCGGCCAAACAAGCAACAATGGATTTACTTTCAAGAAGTAATCGTCCTGATGCTTTCTTTGCAATAAATGATGAGCTGGCTATTGGAGCAATAATGGCTGCTAAGGAGCTTGGCTTTAAGATTCCTGAAGAGGTTGCTGTTGTTGGTTTTTCAAATAGTCGTCGTTCCCGTTACATGGAACCTTCAATCTCAACTATGGACCAGAATCCGAAAGAAGTTGGGCGAGAAGCGGCTAACCTTCTTTTCGAACAAATGGAAGATAAGCCTGATAGTGATAAGGTGAAAGAAGCCGTTGTACATGCTGACTTAATTGTGAGAGCATCATCTGAAAAGTAA
- the rlmN gene encoding 23S rRNA (adenine(2503)-C(2))-methyltransferase RlmN translates to MAKEILLGKTLEELTQVVLDLKLPKFTAKQIADWLYKKDITSIDEMLNLSLKARTLLKENFDIGLTATIKEQCSVDGTKKYLYPTNHEGQFIETAYIPDDDRATLCVSSQVGCKMGCLFCMTGKQGFQGQLKAGDIINQVRSLPERHQLTNIVYMGMGEPLDNVPEVMKSLEILTADYGMAMSPRRITVSTIGIIPGMKTFLNESECHLAVSLHTPFDDERKKLMPVQNVYPVKDVLKMIREFDFGRQRRVSFEYIMFKGINDTPAHVKELCKILDGIKCRINLIRFHPIPNSPLLGSDESTVEEFKDLLNKKGITTTIRRSRGLDIFAACGLLSTKELVKQQNKDF, encoded by the coding sequence ATGGCTAAAGAAATACTATTGGGAAAAACATTGGAAGAACTCACTCAAGTTGTTTTAGATTTAAAACTTCCAAAGTTTACAGCAAAACAAATTGCCGATTGGCTTTATAAAAAGGATATTACAAGCATTGACGAAATGCTGAACTTATCACTGAAAGCCAGAACACTCCTAAAAGAAAATTTCGATATCGGTTTAACAGCCACTATCAAAGAACAATGTTCGGTGGATGGGACTAAAAAATACCTCTACCCTACCAATCACGAAGGTCAGTTTATCGAAACAGCTTATATTCCTGACGATGACAGAGCCACACTTTGTGTCTCATCACAAGTAGGATGTAAAATGGGTTGTCTATTCTGCATGACAGGCAAACAAGGCTTTCAGGGACAACTCAAAGCGGGTGATATCATCAATCAGGTTCGTAGTTTACCCGAAAGACATCAGCTGACTAATATTGTTTATATGGGAATGGGCGAACCTCTGGACAATGTACCCGAGGTTATGAAATCACTCGAAATTCTTACTGCGGACTATGGTATGGCTATGAGTCCACGTCGAATTACCGTTTCAACCATTGGTATTATTCCTGGGATGAAAACCTTTTTGAACGAAAGTGAATGCCATTTGGCTGTCAGTCTGCATACGCCTTTCGACGATGAGAGAAAAAAACTAATGCCCGTTCAAAATGTATACCCGGTAAAGGATGTTTTAAAGATGATTCGTGAGTTTGATTTCGGCCGTCAACGAAGAGTTTCTTTTGAGTATATCATGTTTAAGGGAATTAATGACACTCCTGCTCATGTAAAAGAATTGTGTAAAATTCTCGATGGAATTAAATGTCGAATAAACCTCATTCGATTCCATCCAATTCCAAATTCTCCACTTCTTGGCTCTGATGAATCAACAGTTGAAGAATTCAAAGACTTGCTTAATAAGAAAGGTATCACCACAACCATCCGTCGTTCAAGAGGGCTGGATATCTTTGCTGCCTGCGGCCTCTTATCAACTAAGGAATTGGTTAAACAACAGAATAAAGATTTCTAA
- a CDS encoding ferredoxin--NADP reductase: MQTDIKSTQSLTESSVVSNTEIAPGVFVLKIKRNINFKSGQYIGITTDKNVAPRLYTIASSTKDDVIQILYNVKDDGWLTPRLSEHKFGSTIYMTKPEGDFIDDESPAWWIASGTGIAPFASMFRSGLKTNKTLIHGGRFTHSFFFEKEFRPVLKGNYIRCCSQESAEGLYNGRLTRYLQDIETFPEDCRYFLCGSPEMVVEVRDLLIDKGVAYNKIVAEIYF, from the coding sequence ATGCAAACTGATATTAAATCAACACAAAGTTTAACGGAAAGTTCGGTCGTTTCAAATACCGAGATTGCACCTGGAGTTTTTGTGCTTAAGATCAAACGAAATATTAATTTTAAATCAGGACAATATATTGGTATCACCACCGACAAGAATGTTGCTCCTCGACTCTATACCATCGCCAGTAGTACGAAGGACGACGTTATACAAATCCTATACAATGTAAAAGACGATGGATGGCTAACGCCTAGACTCAGCGAACATAAATTTGGTTCAACTATCTATATGACAAAACCTGAAGGTGATTTTATTGATGATGAAAGCCCTGCATGGTGGATTGCATCGGGTACTGGAATCGCCCCATTTGCATCTATGTTTCGTTCGGGACTAAAAACCAATAAAACATTAATTCATGGAGGCCGTTTTACCCATTCATTCTTTTTTGAGAAAGAATTCCGCCCGGTTCTGAAAGGCAACTATATTCGTTGTTGCTCTCAAGAAAGTGCTGAGGGTTTGTATAATGGAAGATTAACCCGATATTTGCAGGATATAGAGACTTTTCCTGAGGATTGCAGGTATTTTTTATGCGGTAGTCCTGAAATGGTTGTTGAAGTAAGAGATTTACTTATCGACAAAGGAGTCGCTTATAATAAAATTGTTGCTGAAATATATTTTTAG